The Chlorocebus sabaeus isolate Y175 chromosome 14, mChlSab1.0.hap1, whole genome shotgun sequence genome segment ACTCGGCTGAAAACACTATTCTATGCTGCTTTTCTTAACTCAAAACAGTGTAAGTTCCTATGCTGTCAGTGCTGTATCTTGTCCACACCTCAAACTACTGCAATAACAGTGAGATCTTTGAGCACATGGTCTGTACCCTCAACCACTTTTCTATCACCAGTGTCTAGAATACTTGGGCATTTAAATAAAGTTTGCTAAATGactgaaaaatccaaaataaatcaGGAAGCCATTTATAAATCACATCAATCTTGCCTGGGTTAAACAATAGAAAGTAACACTTTTGAAAGAGAAGGCAAACAGGTGTCAGAAGGGCAAGAACGTGAGCTCCAGGAAAAGACAGCTACGAACTGTGCTTTTAACAACTCATTATTTGGCTACTGTATTTCCCAATCTATTCTAACACTAACAAGAATCTGTCTAATTGTGACAACATCTGTAAAACCATAGTTACCTAATTTTTCTTCCAACTCTTTTACTGAAGACAGAGGATCATTTTGTACAGAAGGTGATTTCGCTAAGGAATCCTAGATTTtacagggggaaaaaacaaaacaaaacaaaataaaaatcagaatcagAATTCATTTTCCATAATGAACCGGCCATCATATTAAGCATAAAGAAATCATTATCAAAGAGAATTCCTACAAAAAGCAATTTGGTCAACAGATTTTCCCTTGTTAGACCAGAAAATTAATACTGACCTTACTATGCATATGGCatttactataaaaaaaaaagtaaccaatgCCAAGATAAACAACCTGATACATCAAATACATGTGTAATACGGAAACGAATAAACgacttttattctttaatttttaaagaaaaccctaaaaattTTAGCAATACCACCAAAGCTCACTCTCTTGCTTCAAAGTGCTCTTTACAAAAGATAACTAGGCATTTCACACAAGAATGAGACTCAAGTTTTTTCATGTTTAGTTGTTTTGCTAGCGACTGATAAACTTCTGACCAAGACATTTAAATCCCTAATCATTTACTCTTCTATAAactcaagattttaaaattatctaaaactccccaaaaataaatgtaataaactgGACATACAACATGGAAATGTCTAACGCACTTTTCAGAAAGTTGCCACTTGAACTTGAATGGTAAAAATTTACTTTTGATGTCAAGCTGTAAAAATGTTTAACGTATATATTTTAGAGCTGAACTAAGAATTTATTTGAAAcaatacaattcaaaatgaacTGTACCTTTAATAGTATCAACTCTGCTCTCATATCTCGTAATTCTGATTCTTTTTGTTCTAGTAATGGCTTTAGGTTTTCATGTtcctttataaaacatttttctttttcattatggaCTTCATTTTTGCTACATGTTTGAGATACTTCTTCAACTTGAATTAGAAGATTCTGATTTTCAAGCCTTATTTTTTCATTAGCATTCTTTATTTCTAGAAGATCAGATTGCAGGGCCTCTTTTTCTGACTGGATTTCTTCTAACTCTTTCCTTAAGAGAACTTTCTCTTGCTCACAGTCTCTCAATAAAGACTTAAGTTCTTCACACTGAACTACACTCTCTTCTTGAAGGCACTTAATCTCTTTTTCTAACTCGAATACCTTTTTATCACACTGAAAAACCAGGTTgcatttttcctcatttatttttgccAAGGATTCACCGACTGCCTGTAGGATattaacatctttctcttcaccATCTTCTGAAACTTCAGACCCCGTATCTTTAAGAAAACCATAcaactgagttttgacaaataacTTCTGAACTTGTTCATTTTCAAGCAGTTTATTTAAATTATCTCGCTCTTCAACCATTAACTGAAGTTTCTTTTCTAATTCAGTAATATGTTCTTTAAGGATAACATCatctttttgagacaaaaaaaCTTCCAAATCCCTACTCAACTGTTTTTTTTCTGAACTGAGTTTATTGTTTTCCTCATAAAGAGACTTCACTTCAGCTGACAATACTTCTTTGTCTTCAGAGAGAACTTTCATTTGAACCAtaagtttttctagtttttggtcATTTTGATCCTTTTCTTTTAAGGTCTCCTCTAGTcctcctgttaattcatttaccTTTTGTTCTAGTTCACTGTTGTACTGGGTTGTCTGCTCTACTTTCTTCCCAAGTTCAAGAATCAGTCTTTCTTCCCTCTCACATTTCTTacggaaattatccatttcttcataggaatttttcagtttatttataaaatcatcttTTTCCTCAGTAAGAGAATTTATCTTTGCTTCTAATTCTTTTAACATGGTATCTCTTTGACTGAGACTAAGTAAGTATACTCCATTCTTTTCTTCAAGGTTCTTTATGGTATTTTCAAGTTCTGGTACCAATTCTTGTTGAGACAGtaacttttcattttctccccGGAGGCGATTCACAGTTTCGAGAAGAGCATCTTTTTCAGTAAAGGCAGTTCTGAGCTTCTGCTGCAGTTCGTGAACATCAGACGCTTGCTGTTGCTTCATTGATTCAAACTCTTGACTTATTTTTCCAGCAGATTCCCCCAGTTCTGTTTGTAAAATTTCCATAATCTCTCGTAAACTCTCATAATTTAAAATTGCTTCTTGCTTTTCTTGCTGTAGGTTGTCACACTGTTCCTTAAGACCCTGGATTTCAAAcattaatgttaatttttctttttctgaatctgACAAAAATGCCTCATTTAGCTCCGATATTTCTTTTTGATGTTGTTCCTTAAGACTCTGTACTTCTTTGTTATGCTGTTCTACGGTACAGCAAAACTGTTTATTTAAACCTGCTAGctcagattttaatttttcaattacaCAGCCCTGTTCTTCTTTAGCTAGTAATAATTCATTGATTTTAAACTCTAAGTCTTCCCGTTCATGAAAAAACTCATCCTTTATATGTTGAGCATCCATTTCAAGTTTTAACTTAAGATTATTCATATAAGTTACCTCATCTTTTAAGATACTGTGTTGAGATTCAAGTTCTTTTAAGGTATCTTCTAAGTGTTTGACTTTTTCATTTACTACTTGTTctacaaatgtattttcttggAAGAGAAGAGAACACATCTGATTGTCTTGGTTTGCATTTGAGGTGGCTTTCCTTAAATTTTCTAACTCACATTCGTATTTCTCCTGGATGTTCTTTTCACTTGCCTCACATTGTTTTACTAAGTTCTCTTTTAGCTCATTCAACTTATTTATCTCTGTTTCATGTTCCTTAGCTGATGCTTCAATCTGGCACATTAATTCTTTCACCTCTTCTTGGTGTATAGCTTTCAACTGTAAAAGTTCCTCCTgcaaactattaatatttttttggTAATGCTGAGAATTAGCCTCAATGATATTTTGGAGTTGAGTAactgtttccttcttttcatcAGTGGTAGCGTCTAATTGCTTTTGCAGATATAAAATTTGCTCCTCAAAGGCTGGCCTAATTTTCTCAATCTCTTCTTGTAGTTTTTTAACATTATCTTCAGAGTTGTTCTGAAACTTAAGTTGTTCTGAGAGCTCTAATTGCTTATTCATTGCTTCTTCCAGTTCCTTTTGTAAGTTAGCTTTGTCTTCACTGTATTTGGCACGTACTGCCATCaattcatttttcacattttcaatttctttcacatAGTTTATATGTGATTGTTCCAACTCCTTATGTGCATCTTCCATCTTAGTTACAGAATCCTATTACAAAACATAAGCACACATAAATTATTTAAGACAGACAAAAGAAGCCTCTGCCCTTAGGAAAAATATTAGCTACAAACTAAGtagagagaaaagtaaatgagAATAAATGTATTTGGAGAAACATGATACTGATGTTCCAATAATTCTCCTTAGGTGCTGCCTATCTAAAGTATGACAATATACATCTACAATATTAGATCTACAACTCAAATGAGCTCAGACCTAATAGGCAAGAAACAGAAGTATGTCTCTGAATAGCCCAGAACTACAGAGATAACAGTATTTAGTCATGTGTGAAAATCAACttacttttttttgcttttattaaagaATAGCATTATAGCTATAAAAAAGATAAGGCAACAAGTAAATTCACCTCTGTTGCTGTATAGTTAGGCGATTtcgttatttttcttttaaaatctcaatctgtttctttgtttatattaCAAAATGTCAATCAGATTAGATGTTTTTTAAAGTCTTACCTCTAAAATTAGTGACTACACTATATAagttaataaaaaagaacactaaAATATTGACTTACCTCAACCTCttgcttcatttttatattttcctttttcagagaaAGACACTGTTGCTCAGTCTCTGCTTTTTCCAGAAGAATAGCATCCAGACGTTCAGTTAATGCCTATTTTAGAACAGGATTTATATGCCTGGGGTTAAAAAAGTGGTGGATTGACCACATGCATAATTTTCTCCTGACCTTTTCAAAACACACTAAAGTGAGAATAAGAGATTTTAAAAGGTAGAACACATTAAGTAAAGAGAAAAGGTGAAAAGATATAAGGATAAGAGAAATTTCAACACATTTTTGGAAAACTGAATTATGGAGGAGGATGAACTGAATTAGAAGCAGGAAGAAAGCTATAACCTAAGGACCTGCACAAGGAAACACATATGAGAACCTGGCAAATATTTTGCAGAACTGAAATCCTCAGAATTGGAGACAACAGATATTGTTGAGGGAGGTGTAATGTGTGGGCTCAAAAATTGGGGATTGGTCAACAATCTGACTAGGGACCAGAGAGTAAGCAAAAATAATCTATGTCCCTCCCCCATCAGAGACAGGTTATTCTCTGCAGAAATTAAAGAGGAAGTTAatgagatggaaaagaaaaaatcaataagCCAAGAGTCAGCTCTTTTAAGACAGCTATCAAAATAGACACCTTTTAGTAAAACTGATCAAAAGAATTtccaaaaaataatacaatgtaaaAGGATGCACATCTATGtaagtcgggcatggtggctcatgcctgtaatcctagcactttgggaggccgaggtaggcagatcacttgaggtcaggagttcgagaccagcctggacaacatggtgaaaccctgtctctactaaaaaatacaaagaaaattagctgggtgtggtggtgggtgtctgtagtcccagttaccctggaggctaaggcaggagaattccttgaacacaggaggtgggggttgcagtgagccaagattgctccactgtactccagcctgggtgacagagcaagactatgtctcaaaaaaaaaaacaaaacaaaacaaaaaaaaaaaaaagtaaagaaaattattatgAATAACTATTTGTCAATAATAACGAAAACTCAACGGAAATGGATAacaattcctataaaaataaacctttactgactcacaaaaaatttaaaaagcataacactatatttaaaaatcaaaaaaagttaaaaaattgtcCACCAAAGAAAACAGGAGGAATAGATGGTTTTTAAGCTGAGTTCTGTCAAATTTTCAAGGAACAGACAGATCATCCCAATTTTTACAAACTTGTTCAGACAAAATAAGAAGCAAGAATAATTCCCAAGGTATTCTATAAAATCAGCATAACTTGAAACCAATATCCAAGTacttacagaaaggaaaaatcaaagaCTCATTTTATGACAAATCTAGatcaaaaatcctaaataaaacatTAGTACACTATCACTATTGCTAATCAACAATTGTTATTAAAGACCTCAGCCTGTAAATGAAGCTTTAAGAGGACAGGaggtggccaggagtggtggctcatgcctgtaatcccaacactgggagacGGAAGTGGGAAGATCAATGTTTAAGCCTCGGCAACaggcgaggctctgtctcaaaaataaataaaaaaaataagacgtGAGGCataaagactcaaaaaaaaatgttttttttcagatgatatgactgtttatataaaaaatctagaagaatctATAGGTAATTAGAAACAACAGAGTTTCACAAAGTAGATATAGGATTAATATACAAAGTTAGTTCCATTTCTGGATactaaagaattagaaaatatagttAAAAAGAAGACAGCATTTACAATGGTATCAAAGAATATCAACAGTCTAGAAAAAACTTTACCAGAAGATGTGTGGAGGCATTCCACAGgggaaactataaaactacagaTTCCATGCAATTCCAATTAATTGCAATGAAGTTTTTCATGGAATATGACAAGA includes the following:
- the GCC2 gene encoding GRIP and coiled-coil domain-containing protein 2 isoform X2, which encodes MEDPVQDGVASPATPGTGKSKLETLPKEDLIKFAKKQMMLIQKAKSRCTELEKEIEELKSKPVTEGTDDIIKALTERLDAILLEKAETEQQCLSLKKENIKMKQEVEDSVTKMEDAHKELEQSHINYVKEIENVKNELMAVRAKYSEDKANLQKELEEAMNKQLELSEQLKFQNNSEDNVKKLQEEIEKIRPAFEEQILYLQKQLDATTDEKKETVTQLQNIIEANSQHYQKNINSLQEELLQLKAIHQEEVKELMCQIEASAKEHETEINKLNELKENLVKQCEASEKNIQEKYECELENLRKATSNANQDNQMCSLLFQENTFVEQVVNEKVKHLEDTLKELESQHSILKDEVTYMNNLKLKLEMDAQHIKDEFFHEREDLEFKINELLLAKEEQGCVIEKLKSELAGLNKQFCCTVEQHNKEVQSLKEQHQKEISELNEAFLSDSEKEKLTLMFEIQGLKEQCDNLQQEKQEAILNYESLREIMEILQTELGESAGKISQEFESMKQQQASDVHELQQKLRTAFTEKDALLETVNRLRGENEKLLSQQELVPELENTIKNLEEKNGVYLLSLSQRDTMLKELEAKINSLTEEKDDFINKLKNSYEEMDNFRKKCEREERLILELGKKVEQTTQYNSELEQKVNELTGGLEETLKEKDQNDQKLEKLMVQMKVLSEDKEVLSAEVKSLYEENNKLSSEKKQLSRDLEVFLSQKDDVILKEHITELEKKLQLMVEERDNLNKLLENEQVQKLFVKTQLYGFLKDTGSEVSEDGEEKDVNILQAVGESLAKINEEKCNLVFQCDKKVFELEKEIKCLQEESVVQCEELKSLLRDCEQEKVLLRKELEEIQSEKEALQSDLLEIKNANEKIRLENQNLLIQVEEVSQTCSKNEVHNEKEKCFIKEHENLKPLLEQKESELRDMRAELILLKDSLAKSPSVQNDPLSSVKELEEKLENLEKECKEKEEKINKIKLVAVKAKKELDSSRKETQTVREELESLRSEKDQLSASMRDLIQGAESYKNLLLEYEKQSEQLDVEKERANNFEHHVEDLTRQLRNSTLQCEKINSDNEDLLARIETLQSNAKLLEVQILEVQRAKAMVDKELEAEKLQKEQKIKEHATTVNELEELQVQLQKEKKQLQKTMQELELVKKDAQQTTLMNMEIADYERLMKELNQKLSNKNNKIEDLEQEIKIQKQKQETLQEEITSLQSSVQQYEEKNTKIKQLLVKTKKELADSKQAETDHLILQASLKGELEASQQQVEVYKIQLAEITSEKHKIHEHLKTSAEQHQRTLSAYQQRVTALQEESRAAKAEQAAVTSEFESYKVRVHNVLKQQKNKSMSQAETEGAKQEREHLEMLIDQLKIKLQDSQNNLQINVSELQTLQSEHDTLLERHNKMLQETVSKEAELREKLCSIQSENMMMKSEHTQTVSQLTSQNEVLRNSFRDQVRHLQEEHRKTVETLQQQLSKVEAQLFQLKNEPTTRSPVSSQQSLKNLRERRNTDLPLLDMHTVTREEGEGMETTDTESVSSASTYTQSLEQLLNSPETKLEPPLWHAEFTKEELVQKLSSTTKSADHLNGLLRETEATNAILMEQIKLLKSEIRRLERNQEREKSAANLEYLKNVLLQFIFLKPGSERERLLPVINTMLQLSPEEKGKLAAIAQGEEENASRSSGWASYLHSWSGLR
- the GCC2 gene encoding GRIP and coiled-coil domain-containing protein 2 isoform X1 translates to MEVTQDPVQDGVASPATPGTGKSKLETLPKEDLIKFAKKQMMLIQKAKSRCTELEKEIEELKSKPVTEGTDDIIKALTERLDAILLEKAETEQQCLSLKKENIKMKQEVEDSVTKMEDAHKELEQSHINYVKEIENVKNELMAVRAKYSEDKANLQKELEEAMNKQLELSEQLKFQNNSEDNVKKLQEEIEKIRPAFEEQILYLQKQLDATTDEKKETVTQLQNIIEANSQHYQKNINSLQEELLQLKAIHQEEVKELMCQIEASAKEHETEINKLNELKENLVKQCEASEKNIQEKYECELENLRKATSNANQDNQMCSLLFQENTFVEQVVNEKVKHLEDTLKELESQHSILKDEVTYMNNLKLKLEMDAQHIKDEFFHEREDLEFKINELLLAKEEQGCVIEKLKSELAGLNKQFCCTVEQHNKEVQSLKEQHQKEISELNEAFLSDSEKEKLTLMFEIQGLKEQCDNLQQEKQEAILNYESLREIMEILQTELGESAGKISQEFESMKQQQASDVHELQQKLRTAFTEKDALLETVNRLRGENEKLLSQQELVPELENTIKNLEEKNGVYLLSLSQRDTMLKELEAKINSLTEEKDDFINKLKNSYEEMDNFRKKCEREERLILELGKKVEQTTQYNSELEQKVNELTGGLEETLKEKDQNDQKLEKLMVQMKVLSEDKEVLSAEVKSLYEENNKLSSEKKQLSRDLEVFLSQKDDVILKEHITELEKKLQLMVEERDNLNKLLENEQVQKLFVKTQLYGFLKDTGSEVSEDGEEKDVNILQAVGESLAKINEEKCNLVFQCDKKVFELEKEIKCLQEESVVQCEELKSLLRDCEQEKVLLRKELEEIQSEKEALQSDLLEIKNANEKIRLENQNLLIQVEEVSQTCSKNEVHNEKEKCFIKEHENLKPLLEQKESELRDMRAELILLKDSLAKSPSVQNDPLSSVKELEEKLENLEKECKEKEEKINKIKLVAVKAKKELDSSRKETQTVREELESLRSEKDQLSASMRDLIQGAESYKNLLLEYEKQSEQLDVEKERANNFEHHVEDLTRQLRNSTLQCEKINSDNEDLLARIETLQSNAKLLEVQILEVQRAKAMVDKELEAEKLQKEQKIKEHATTVNELEELQVQLQKEKKQLQKTMQELELVKKDAQQTTLMNMEIADYERLMKELNQKLSNKNNKIEDLEQEIKIQKQKQETLQEEITSLQSSVQQYEEKNTKIKQLLVKTKKELADSKQAETDHLILQASLKGELEASQQQVEVYKIQLAEITSEKHKIHEHLKTSAEQHQRTLSAYQQRVTALQEESRAAKAEQAAVTSEFESYKVRVHNVLKQQKNKSMSQAETEGAKQEREHLEMLIDQLKIKLQDSQNNLQINVSELQTLQSEHDTLLERHNKMLQETVSKEAELREKLCSIQSENMMMKSEHTQTVSQLTSQNEVLRNSFRDQVRHLQEEHRKTVETLQQQLSKVEAQLFQLKNEPTTRSPVSSQQSLKNLRERRNTDLPLLDMHTVTREEGEGMETTDTESVSSASTYTQSLEQLLNSPETKLEPPLWHAEFTKEELVQKLSSTTKSADHLNGLLRETEATNAILMEQIKLLKSEIRRLERNQEREKSAANLEYLKNVLLQFIFLKPGSERERLLPVINTMLQLSPEEKGKLAAIAQGEEENASRSSGWASYLHSWSGLR